A DNA window from Oscillatoria sp. FACHB-1406 contains the following coding sequences:
- a CDS encoding PAS domain S-box protein, protein MRALVEFTPAAIPQGSTSRHALFDREMRYLAASQGWKEDYRLGECELIGRSYYELHPEISERWKPIHQHCLNGAIECCEEESLLRADGTRDWLKWEVRPWYDLNGAIGGIIMLTEVITQRKQAEIALEQLNKTLETQVEERTAELKKSLQELAAIKLTLDLSIIVAITDRKGTITYANDKFCEISQYSRAELIGQNHRLLNSGYHPPQFFQQMWKTIASGQIWQGEICNRAKDGSLYWVDTTIVPSLDESGKPEQYVAVCKDISDRKQAEADNQKLAALVDNSNDFIALGSLEGKALYVNPAGRALMGLEAIEDLSSIKILDFMFPEDREHFLQQQMPKIQQQGFDRGEFRFRNFTSGEAIEIDYNSFIIKHPDTGEMLALGTICRDIRERKLSQLQLQQRTQELEETLHELRHTQMQMLHSEKMSSLGQIEVSKQYGQLPKVECYPGQLNQVWMNILVNAIDALEERDRRRTYPEIQQHPSRIQICTEAHRAGWVSIRIKDNGSGIPPAILERIFDPFFTTKDVGKGTGLGMSISYQIIVEKHKGKIRCLSEPGAGTEFAIEIPIRQVDVKE, encoded by the coding sequence ATGCGAGCGCTGGTTGAATTTACACCAGCGGCAATCCCGCAGGGATCTACTTCGCGGCACGCGCTCTTCGACCGCGAGATGCGCTACCTTGCAGCCAGTCAGGGCTGGAAAGAAGATTATCGTTTGGGAGAGTGCGAACTTATCGGTCGGAGTTACTACGAACTTCACCCAGAAATTTCCGAGCGTTGGAAACCCATTCACCAACACTGTTTAAACGGCGCGATTGAGTGCTGCGAAGAAGAGAGTTTGCTTCGGGCTGACGGGACGAGGGATTGGCTGAAATGGGAAGTTCGCCCGTGGTACGATCTCAACGGCGCGATCGGCGGCATCATTATGCTGACTGAAGTCATTACCCAGCGAAAACAAGCCGAAATTGCCCTCGAACAACTGAATAAAACCCTAGAAACTCAAGTGGAGGAGCGCACTGCCGAGTTGAAGAAATCGCTTCAAGAACTTGCCGCGATTAAGCTAACCCTCGATCTCTCCATTATCGTTGCCATTACCGATCGCAAAGGCACGATTACCTACGCCAACGACAAATTCTGCGAAATTTCTCAATACTCCCGAGCCGAACTGATCGGACAAAATCACCGCCTTTTAAACTCGGGCTACCATCCCCCGCAATTCTTCCAACAGATGTGGAAAACGATCGCCAGCGGTCAAATTTGGCAGGGAGAAATTTGCAATCGCGCTAAAGATGGGAGCTTGTACTGGGTCGATACTACCATCGTTCCCAGCTTGGATGAAAGCGGAAAACCCGAGCAATACGTGGCTGTTTGCAAGGACATTAGCGATCGCAAGCAAGCCGAAGCCGACAATCAAAAACTCGCTGCTTTAGTCGATAACAGTAACGATTTTATTGCGTTAGGTTCCTTAGAAGGCAAAGCGCTCTATGTCAATCCCGCCGGACGCGCCTTAATGGGTTTAGAAGCGATCGAAGATCTTTCATCGATCAAAATACTCGATTTTATGTTTCCCGAAGACCGGGAACATTTCCTGCAACAGCAGATGCCCAAAATCCAGCAACAAGGGTTCGATCGCGGCGAGTTTCGCTTCAGAAATTTTACGTCTGGCGAAGCCATAGAGATCGACTACAACTCTTTTATTATCAAACACCCCGATACGGGAGAAATGCTAGCCCTCGGTACGATTTGTCGAGATATTCGAGAGCGAAAATTATCCCAACTTCAACTGCAACAAAGAACTCAAGAATTAGAGGAAACCTTGCACGAACTTCGACACACACAAATGCAAATGCTCCATAGCGAAAAAATGTCGAGTTTGGGACAAATTGAAGTTAGCAAACAGTACGGTCAGTTGCCTAAAGTTGAGTGCTATCCGGGTCAACTCAATCAAGTTTGGATGAATATTCTCGTGAATGCGATCGATGCTTTGGAAGAACGAGATCGCCGCCGGACTTACCCGGAAATTCAACAACATCCCAGCCGCATCCAGATTTGCACAGAAGCTCATCGCGCGGGCTGGGTTAGTATCCGCATTAAAGATAACGGATCGGGCATTCCCCCGGCGATTTTAGAGCGCATTTTCGATCCCTTTTTTACGACCAAAGATGTGGGTAAAGGAACGGGCCTCGGAATGTCGATCTCCTATCAAATTATTGTTGAAAAACATAAGGGAAAAATCAGGTGCTTATCCGAGCCGGGAGCGGGAACGGAATTTGCGATCGAAATTCCGATCCGGCAAGTCGATGTGAAGGAATAG